A genomic stretch from Arvicanthis niloticus isolate mArvNil1 chromosome 12, mArvNil1.pat.X, whole genome shotgun sequence includes:
- the Tmem50b gene encoding transmembrane protein 50B, translated as MAGFLDNFRWPECECIDWSERRNTVASVVAGILFFTGWWIMIDAAVVYPKPEQLNHAFHTCGVFSTLAFFMINAVSNAQVRGDSYESGCLGRTGARVWLFIGFMLMFGSLIASMWILFGAYVTQNIDVYPGLAVFFQNALIFFSTLIYKFGRTEELWA; from the exons ATGGCAGGCTTCCTGGATAACTTCCGATGGCCCGAGTGTGAGTGCATCGACTGGAGTGAGCGCAGGAACACTGTGGCCTCCGTGGTTGCAGGGATATTG TTCTTCACAGGCTGGTGGATAATGATTGACGCGGCGGTGGTGTATCCTAAGCCTGAGCAGCTGAACCACGCTTTCCACACGTGCGGCGTGTTCTCCACGCTGGCCTTCTTCAT GATCAATGCTGTATCCAATGCGCAGGTGCGAGGGGACAGCTATGAAAGCGGCTGCCTAGGAAGAACTG GTGCTCGGGTCTGGCTCTTCATTGGTTTTATGCTGATGTTCGGGTCACTTATCGCCTCCATGTGGATTCTTTTTGGTGCATACGTTACTCAAA ATATTGATGTTTACCCTGGACTAGCTGTGTTCTTTCAAAATGCTCTTATATTTTTTAG CACCCTGATCTACAAATTTGGAAGAACTGAGGAGCTCTGGGCCTGA